From the Lacipirellulaceae bacterium genome, the window ATTCTCGGGCTCGTTGCCTTTCGGATGTGCCGCGGGCTGATGTACCAATGGCTAAGCCGCGAGCGGCAGCGAGCCTAGATGATGTAGCCGGCAGCGAGCCTAAATAAAGTTCGGTGTTGGTGGGCGATAATCCGAAAGGTCAATCGACCGGAACCATTCGATCGTCTTCGCCAGCCCGTCTTTGAGTGCAACCTGGGGTTCCCAGTCGAGCTTTTTTTTCGCCAGCGTAATGTCGGGTCGCCGGCGTGTCGGGTCGTCCGAAGGGAGCGGCATTTCGACCAACTTTGACTTGGAGCCGGTCAACTCGATCGTAAGCTCTGCCAAGTCGCGAATCGTGAACTCGCCCGGGTTGCCAATGTTTACCGGCCCGATGAAATCGTCCGGCCCGTTCATCATGCGGACGATCCCTTCGATTAGATCGTCGCGGTAGCAGAACGAGCGCGTCTGGCTGCCATCGCCAAAAATCGTGATATCCTCGTTATTCAGAGCCTGACGAATGAAGTTTGAAACAACGCGCCCATCGTAGGGGTGCATTCGCGGTCCATACGTGTTGAAGATCCGCACGATCCGCACGTTGACGCCGTTGTGGCGATGGTAATCGCAATAAAGAGTCTCCGCCGCTCGCTTTCCTTCGTCGTAACAAGCACGTGTGCCAACGGGGTTCACGCACCCCCGGTAGCTCTCGACTTGCGGATGAACTTCGGGGTCGCCATAGACTTCGCTCGTCGAAGCTTGCAGCACCTTCGCGTTGCAACGCTTGGCGAGGCCGAGCGTGTGAATCGCGCCGAGGACCGACGTCTTCATCGTCTTAATCGGATTGTACTGATAATGCCCGGGAGCCGCTGGACAGGCGAAGTTGTAGATCTCGTCCACTTCCAAGAAAATCGGCTGCGTGATGTCGTGCCGGATCAGCTCGAAATTATGGCTATCCAGCAGATGGTCGACGTTCGACTTCTGACTCGTGAAGAAATTGTCGAGACACAACACGTCGTGCCCTTCGGCAACGAGCCGCTCGCAAAGATGCGAGCCCAAAAACCCGGCGCCGCCGGTGACAAGAATGCGTTTAATCAGTGACATAGAATTTTCAAAGAAAGTTAGCCGCCGACATTGGTCGGCGCGTGTTTTGTGTGTCAGCCGAGCGTCGACCAAGGTCGGCGACTAACAGCGGTAAAGGTTCTCCATCATAGTTGGAAGAACCTCATCAGCCACGCCCATTTTGCCGATTCTTTCGGCCACCATTGCGTTGGCTCATCTGGGGCCGGGAAGTCTGCAGGTGCAGGTTGCCCTCGCCCAGCAGATTATCAACCCGGCTGCGGCATTCGGCGGTCAGATCAACGCCGCCCCACTGGCTATCGAGCCAAACTTGGCCGCCGCCGGCCAAGTCGAGTCGCAGTTTGAGTTTCTTCCGTCCGGGATACCCGCGGAGGATCTCACGGAGCTGTTTGAGTGAATCCTGGCCGTGCTTAGCCTCTTCGACGCGAATCACCACCCCGCTGCTGTATCGCTCAGGTAACTCGGCAATCGGGATCAACTCGTCGACGATCAGGTTCACCTCTTCTGCCCCCGGGCGTCGATCGACCTTACCTTTGATCGCCAGGATCGCGTCGCCCGCGACATGCTCGCCGTATTCGGCAAATTGCTCTGGCCACATGATGCAGCGGGTAATGCCATCGAGGTCTTCGAGATCCCACATGGCGTACTTCGTGTGAACCTGACCAGGGCGGGGATTCTTCGTGTGCGACATTTTGATCGCCGCGAGCATGCCTCCCATCAAGACCTCATCCCGGTGTTGCAGCGACACAAGCGACTTGCTGGTGTGCGTGCAGAAAGCTCGAAGAGTCTGCTCGTATTCCGCCAGCGGATGACTGCTGAGATAGAACCCCAGCACTTCTTTCTCCAGCACTAACTGTTCCTTCTCTGGCCAAGCGGTGATGGCTGGAAGGTCCAGCGCGGCGTCGGAGGTGGTTTCCTCCTCTTCCACTTCGTCGAAAAGCCCCTTCTGCCCACTCTTGCGATTAGCAGCGGCTGCTTGACCGGCTTGCATCGCTCGATCAAGAGCGGCTAGGTACTGTGCCCGGTGGCCGCCCAGCTCGTCGAACGCGCCGCTTTTGACTAGCGCTTCAATCGCCGCTCGATTGCAATCGGTCGCGTCAAGTCGTTCGCAGAAATCGAAAATGCTCTTGTAGGGTCCGTTCGCCTCACGCTCCGCCTGAATCGATTCTGCCGCCGAGCCTCCACATGCTTTTACGGCACTGAGCCCGAAGTGGATCTTCTCGCCTTCGACTTTGAACTCGGGCTCTCCGTGATTGACGTTCGGCGCGACAACATCGATCTCCATCCGGCGGCAGTCTTCCAGATGCTCAACAAGTGAGTCCTTACTCTTGAAGTTCCGCCCGGGGATGTCGCAGGAAAGCAGCGCGGCCATGAACTCGACCGGAAAGTGTGCCTTCAAGTAGGCCGTTTGGTAGGCGATCAGTGCGTAGGCGGTCGAATGGCTCTTGTTGAAGCCGTAACCGGCGAACTTTTCGATCATCTCGAACAGCTCAACGGCTTTTTTCTTGTCGAGCCCCTGATCGCTTGCCCCTTGAATGAACTCCTCTCGGTACTTGGCGATCATCGGCAGCTTTTTCTTGCTGATCGCTTTGATGCACGTGTACGCGTTGGAAAGTTGGATGCCGCCCAGACGGTTGAGAATCCGCATGACCTGCTCTTGATAGACCATCACGCCGTGGGTCTCAGTGAGGACTTCCTCCATCACCGGATGAGGATACTCGGCCTCCTTACGGCCATGCTTCACTTCGATGTACTGATCGACCATGCCGCCTTCAAGCGGCCCCGGCCGGTAGAGGGCGGCGGTGGCGATGATGTCGCGGAAGTGGTCAGGCTTCATCCGTTGCAGCAAATCGCGAATACCGCCCGATTCGAGCTGGAAGATGCCTTTCGTCTCCCCACGGCAAAGGACCGCGAAGCTTTCCTTGTCGTCCAAAGGGAACTCATGCGGATCGATTCGCTTACCTTGCGACTGCTCAATCAAATCGACCGTGCGGGCGAGGATCGTCAGGTTGCGGAGGCCCAGAAAATCCATTTTCAACAGGCCCGCGTCCTCAACATCTTTCATCGCCCATTGGGTGATGATTTCTGTCTTGCCTTTAACGCGTTGGAGTGGGACGTACTCATCGACGGGCTTCTCGGAGATCACCACTGCCGCGGCGTGCGTGCCAACGTTGCGCGCGAGACCTTCAATCTTGCGAGCGAGGTCCAGTAGTTCGCGAATCTCCGGATCGGCTTCGTACGTCTTCTTCAGCTCGTCGGAGGTTTCGAGCGCCTCGTCGAGCGAGATTCCCAGTTTATCGGGCACCATGCCGACGATTTGATCGACACGGTAGATGGGGATGCTCATCGTCCGGCCCACGTCACGGATGGCCGCCCGCGCGGCAAGCGTTCCGAATGTGCCGATTTGAGCGACGTTGGCCTCGCCGTACTTGTCCTTCACGTACTGAATGACTTCGCCGCGACGTTCCTTACAGAAGTCGATATCGATATCGGGCGCTTCGAGGCGATTCTCGTCGAGGAACCGTTCGAACAGCAGGTCGTACTCCAGCGGGCAGACGTGGCTCATCTTGAGGGCGTAGCAGACGAGCGAACCCACACCGGAGCCACGGGCCGTACAGGGAATGTCTTCTTCGACGGCAAAACGCACAAAGTCCCAGACGATCAAGAAGTAGTCCGGGAAGCCGAGCTTGTTGATGACGCCCAGTTCGCGATCAAGCCGGTCGTGAACCTCCTGGGATAGCTGCTCAGTGCCCGGATCGTCATTCGTCCAACGATGTGGCACCTTGGCGTAGCGTTCTTTCAGACCTTCGAGACAAAGCTCATAGAGATACTCTTTCGAGCTTTTCTCGGTGTTGTCAGGATTGGGGGGCGGTTGGAACGTCGGGAAATGCCGTTTGCCTAGCTCTAGGTCGATGTCCACCGAATTGGCAATTTCTTGCGAGCGACCGAGGGCTTCCTCCATGTCGGGCAGCGCTTCGAACATCTGTTCCGCACTGCGAAGGAAAAACTGATCCCCCTCCATCTTCATGCGGTTCGTGTCGGTGCGGAATTTACCAGTATTGATGCAGAGCAGCACGTCCTGAGCTTCGGCATCCTCCTGATTCACGTAATGCGCATCACTGGTCGCGACCAACGGCAGGCCCATCCGATTGGCGACGATCACTGCGGCCTCTTTGGCAAGGCGTTGGATCTCGACGCCGTTGTCCTGCACTTCGATAAAGTAGCGGTCGCCGAAGACTTCATGGAACCAAGTAGCGATCTCGGTCGCATTGACGATCTGTTCTTCCAACGGCGGCTCGCTGCCATTGAGCAGCGCCCGCGAGAATTCACCGGAGACGCACCCTGAGAGGCAGATAATCCCTTCGTTGTATTGCTCCAGCAGCTCGCGATCGATCCGCGGCTTGTGATAGAACCCTTCCAGATAGGCGCTGCTGGCCATTTTCACGAGGTTGCGAAAGCCTGTGGCGTTCTTGGCGAGCAACGTGAGGTGGTAACTGGCCGCCTTGCTCGAAGCCGCACCACTGTGGTCCAGCCGGCTGCCGGGAGCAACGTAGGCCTCGTACCCGAGGACCGGATTGATCCCCGCGTCCTTGGCGGCCTGGTAAAACTGCAGCGAGCCGTAGAGATTCCCGTGGTCGGTGAGCGCCAGCGCATTCATCCCCAGCTCTTTGGCCCGGCCGACAAGCCCCTTAATCGGGCTAGCCCCATCAAGCAGGCTATAGTGGCTGTGACAGTGAAGATGAACGAATGAAGGAGCAGACGGCATAGTGGGCAGTAGGCAGTGGGCAGTGGGCAGTCACTTGTGCTGACCGTGATTGTACCGACTGCTCTGCGAGACTGTTACCGGCCTACTACATTTTGAACCGCCAAGGACGCCAAGAGCGCTAAGGAATGACCGGATAACGGGATGGGCGAGATCGACGGGATGAAGAAAACGATTTGCGATGCAAACGCGAGGATTTCAATCGAGTTTGCAGTAAGACAGAAGAAAACTTCTAAGCTTATCTCGTTGATCCTGAAAATCCTGTTATCCTGTCCAAACTTAAGCACCGCCCGGCTCGCCAATCGACCGCAGGTACTCGGCCAACTGTGATTGCATTTCCAGCAAGTCCTGCCAGTAGACCAGCGGAATTTCGACGCGGCTGGATTCCTCTTCCACAACGGCATTTTGCAAGAGCTGCCGGGCGCGGAGGTGCAGATACTCCAGCAACTCAGAAACTTGAGCTGCTTGCCCCGGGCTGAGGTTCTCCGGCAGATCGGGTGGGCCGGGGATGTGGAGCGTGCTTTGCAGGTCTTCCGAAGCGCCAAGCTTAAACTCGAAGCTGAGCGACTGCGAATCGTTCGCACGCTTAGCAATTTCGTCCGCGGCCAGCTCGTTGGTGTCGCCCAGGCCTTCACGCAGTTCCTCTAAGCGAGCGGCGATCTGTTCGCGGGTGCCGAACAGGACGACCGAACGCCCCAAGGTGATGACATCGCCATAGCGAAGGATCCTGAGATGCGTATCCTCGCCATTAACGCGGGTGCCGTTGGTGCTTTCCAGATCGGTGAGGACCAGCTTGTCGCGGTCCTCCTGAATCTTCAGATGGAAGCGGCTGATCCGCTCGTCGTGCAACTGGACGGTGTTCCCTTCTTCACGACCGATCGTGATAGGGGTTTCCAGGTCCGAGTAAACGTCGCCTCGATCCGCCCCATCGAGAACACGTAACGTGATTCCGCCGTCAGCCACTTTGTTTCGGTCGCCTCTCGCTCGCAGGAAGTCTTGCCTAACTGTCCCGAATTTGCCCTCGCCCTACAGCGCTTATAACACGCCCTGGGGCTGGGAGCAAGTAAAGTTGCGGCTTCGCGAATCCTCAGACTTCCCTTATCAACCACTGATGAGCATGGTTAGACACAGATCCCGATTTCCAGGGTCCGATCTTCCGAGGTTGATCCAAAAACCGTTACTCAGATGGCACTGTAGAAAACATTCTTCGATTGTTCCTTTTCATATCAGGCGCCCAAAAACGACGTGGAACAACCACATCGGCGTTGCACCTGTGACTCAATCGAAAGCCACGAGTTGCCAATAGACAACACAAACAATGACGGACATTGATATTCATGCCTATTTCGAGTTTCTTCGCTTGTTTTGCGACTCGTTAAGTTTTCGTGAACTATGTTTTTACTAGGAGCGAAGTCAGCGATAGGCAGGCCCGCTTCACCACTTTTCTTATGCAGCATTGCCCCTAGCTGCAACCATATAGGCGTCGATGGGCAGCCCGGCTGTCCCCCAAACTCATCTTCCAAGTTTCGTAAGAAGTAGAGCGAGTGTTCCCTGAGCGGTTCGTGCGTTCTCACAAATGAAGGCTTTCAACAAGAAAGCTGCTTCCCCAGGTCGAGCTTTGGCTCGGCTGGCGTCGGAGTGAAGGCTGCTGCGCATCGGCGAAGTGATACGTCACAACAGCCACTACTTTTCAAAGCAAACTCTTTTCTGGAGCCTCAAAAATGATACTTCAAAAATTCAAAACAATTGCCGTCGCCTGGTCAGTTGCTGTCGTAGTCTTTATTGGATTAACGGCACAGACCCAAGCCCTTGAAGTGGTCGCTATTGAAGAACACTGGGAACTCAAAGTCGGCCAGCCTGATGGCGGCGTCAGTGGTCCACAAGTGACGATGATTATGTCGCCTACGAATGACATCGATCACGACTTTTTCGTCTATACGCTGAACTATCGCAGCGACCCCGACTTTACTGCGGGTGGCATGCAGGTGCAGCGTTGGTACGGAGAAGACTTTGAGGATAGCCGCAATGGCTCTCCCAACGGAATGCTTCACTATACCGATGAGACGGTCACTTGGGTTCAGCGATTGGAACTCGATACCGCCAACAATAGCCTGACGTTTGATGTTAATAACGGAACTTCGGAATCCTGGGGTGCGTTCGGCAACCAAGGCTACATGCGATTCACGATCAATTCGACGCTCGCGAACCTCAACAACTATCGTCCCGCAGTTTCCATTACCGGCTCAGGTGTCAACTTCGGGGGCAATCGCGTCAAGTCACTCATCCTCACCAAAATTCGATGGTGGGATGCCGAGGGGAACATGTACGAGATGGAAGCTCCGATCGACGTCGATGCAGACATTGATCCTTAAGCCTGAGGAGTGTTTCACTTTCCATTAAGCAAACCTTCCATCAGTGAGTTTTCAAATGAACACTGGCAAGCCAAGCTTTCTTCGAACTAGCAGGGGGCAACGCAAGGGCGCGATTACCGTCCTCGCAGCGCTAATGACCGTTTGCATGTTGGCAATGGTCGCCTTCACGGTTGACGTGGGCTATATCCTTTCTAGCGAACAGGAATTACAACGCACCGCAGATTCTGCAGCGCTGGCCGCTTGCTGGGAGTATGCTAAGAATCGAGCGCACGACAACAATCAGTACGATTCGATCAATGCGGGACGCCTTGTAGCCGCCCAGTATGCGGGCTTGAATCGAATCGGCGGTGCTGCAACGCAGATTGATCCGAACCTCAGCAACAGTACGTCTGGAGACATCACTTACGGTCGAATCGATGATCTCTACACTGCTGATCCGACGGTCGATACGTATAGCACGAAGGACTTCAATGCAGTCACAGTAAGGATTCGGAAGAACGAGAACATCAACGGCAAAGTCCCCTTGTTCTTTGCTAAGATCTTCGGCCTCTCTGGTCAGGAGATTCGCGGTGAAGCCACAGCTGCCTATACCGCAGGCATTTCCGGGCTTTCCGTGCCTGGGCATGGCGGCAATATCGACCTGCTTCCCTTCGCGCTCGATGAAGACACCTGGAACGATTTGCTGGCCGGCTATGCTCCCGATAATTGGGCATGGGATGCCGAAACAGGTGCGATCTCCAGCGGTTCTGATGGCATTCTCGAAGTGAACCTGTATCCGCAAGGGACGGGTTCACCTGGCAATCGAGGTACCGTAGATATCGGCGGCAGTAACAACAGCACCAACGACATCGCCCGACAGATTCTCTACGGAGTTTCTCCAACCGATATGGCCCACCACAATGGTGTGCTAGAGTTTGATGCCAACGGAGAACTGGAGCTCAATGGTGACACCGGCATTAGTGCGGGTGTCAAAGACGAATTGAAGGCCATCAAAGGCCAGCCACGTATCATCCCCATTTTCTCTCGCGTTCACGGACCGGGCAACAACGCTCAGTACACCATCGTCAAGTGGGCCGGCATCCGTATCTTGGACGTCAAGCTTACCGGTCCGATGAACAAGAAAAGAGTGATTGTCCAACCTGCCCCTATGGTTGTTGAAGGAGTCATTCCTGGTAAGGACGACGAGAGCGACTACGTCTACTCGCCAGTCGTCCTCGTGAACTAGAGTGGGTCACCCACCTAGTTGAGGGCACACCGATTGAACATTACTACCGAATTGGGGTTATTGAAATGAGATTTCTCACTAATCGACGCACTCGTGACGCCTCAGGGAGGATCCAACGATCTTCGCTTCGTGGCTATCGAGCAGCGGAACGACGGGGAGCTTCCGTGGTTGAATTCGCCTTGGTCGCTCCCATCTTCTTCATGCTCGTTTTGGGCATGATCGAAGTAGGACGGGCGCTCATGGTCCAACAGGTGATTACCAATGCCTCACGCGTGGGAGCTAGGAAGGCCATCACGCTGTCAGGGACCCAGTCGAACACGATCACCAGGGTTGAAGATTATGCCACTAACACCGGCGTTCCGGGCGTCACAGTGACCGTCAGCCCAGACCCTGCCGCCACGGACCCTGGCGACGAGATTACCGTTCACGTATCGGTCGACTTTGCGAACGTCAGTTGGATGCCTTCGCCTTGGTTTATGGGAGGAGTGTCTTTACAGGCGTCTTCCGTGATGCGTAAAGAAGGCTTCTGAATGTCGTCAGAAGACTGAAGCAGAAATGTGAAAAACCGCAAGAATTATCAGACGCCTCGACATTTCATGACCTAAGTTTGAATAGAAGCTAATCACTTTCTTTTCACAAATCACTTTTCAACTCCCTAGCGATACGCTTCCCCAGCATTGAAGTGAAACGACGTATCGTAACTTTTGCACAACTCCTCTCCCTAAGGTCACTCTACAGGGGCACGACTGTAGAGCGCGCTGCAAGCGACCGTTGCCATGCTATGCTCTCGAAAAACTGATCGTTCGCCCAATCGCCGTGGAACCACGGTGGTAGAAGCAGCCTTCGTGTTGCCAGTCCTCTTCTTTTTAGTCTTTGCGATCATCGAGTTCGGTCACGCTCAGATGGTGGCCAATCTGATGCAAAGCGCTGCCCGGAGCGGAGCCCGTTTGGGTTCCACCGAAGGTATCTCTTCTGCTCAAGTGAATCAGCGTGTGATCGACACCATCGGTTCGGCTGTCGATACCTCGTCGCTGAACATTTTCGTTAACGATGCCAGCAGCATGGATAACCCAACTGCAGGTGAGCAGACCGTCGAGCAAATCGAGTCCATGCCTGCCTTAGAAGTTCAGGATGCCGAGCCACGTCAGTTGTTCGTCGTGAGGGCAACGATTCCCTACAACGACATCGCCCTGGTTCCCATGCCTTTCATGAACGGAGTGATCCTCGGTGGGCAATCGTTTATGAGGCACGAGTAAATCGTTTTTCTTAGGGAACGCCCTCCGTGACGTTCCACCGAAGCACCTAACACTTTCCGCTTACCTATCCAAACACCTAACCGCCACGTTCCCCAAAGTTGGAGAAACACCATGACGCTACTAAGAGACAGAAAGAAGAGGCACACGTGCCGACCATCGTCACGGCGGTGTCCGGCAAGGTTGGGAGCCGTGGCGGTCGAATTCGCCGTCGTTGCCCCCGTGCTGTTGGCGATCGTTGTCGGGCTGATCGAGCTCAGCCGCGTCTACAACGCCCAGAACTTATTGCAGACCGCAGCTCGCGAGGGAGCCCGTTTTGCATCGATGGATCGGGCCGGCATGCTCAGCGATGGCGAAACGGCCAACGCGAAGCTAGAGAACGACGTGAAGAACTACTTGGCTTCAACGGGAATGGATCGCGATTCGATTGATGTTCAAATCCTCGACCACGACAACCCTGATCAAACCTTCAACCTCGACGATCCAGCGAACGACCTCAAGTTGTTC encodes:
- a CDS encoding pilus assembly protein is translated as MRFLTNRRTRDASGRIQRSSLRGYRAAERRGASVVEFALVAPIFFMLVLGMIEVGRALMVQQVITNASRVGARKAITLSGTQSNTITRVEDYATNTGVPGVTVTVSPDPAATDPGDEITVHVSVDFANVSWMPSPWFMGGVSLQASSVMRKEGF
- a CDS encoding pilus assembly protein TadG-related protein encodes the protein MNTGKPSFLRTSRGQRKGAITVLAALMTVCMLAMVAFTVDVGYILSSEQELQRTADSAALAACWEYAKNRAHDNNQYDSINAGRLVAAQYAGLNRIGGAATQIDPNLSNSTSGDITYGRIDDLYTADPTVDTYSTKDFNAVTVRIRKNENINGKVPLFFAKIFGLSGQEIRGEATAAYTAGISGLSVPGHGGNIDLLPFALDEDTWNDLLAGYAPDNWAWDAETGAISSGSDGILEVNLYPQGTGSPGNRGTVDIGGSNNSTNDIARQILYGVSPTDMAHHNGVLEFDANGELELNGDTGISAGVKDELKAIKGQPRIIPIFSRVHGPGNNAQYTIVKWAGIRILDVKLTGPMNKKRVIVQPAPMVVEGVIPGKDDESDYVYSPVVLVN
- a CDS encoding pilus assembly protein, translated to MAVEFAVVAPVLLAIVVGLIELSRVYNAQNLLQTAAREGARFASMDRAGMLSDGETANAKLENDVKNYLASTGMDRDSIDVQILDHDNPDQTFNLDDPANDLKLFDVTIEAPYSSVSYTPVPENNDYTLTASITFRNGRLTYSD
- a CDS encoding SDR family oxidoreductase produces the protein MIKRILVTGGAGFLGSHLCERLVAEGHDVLCLDNFFTSQKSNVDHLLDSHNFELIRHDITQPIFLEVDEIYNFACPAAPGHYQYNPIKTMKTSVLGAIHTLGLAKRCNAKVLQASTSEVYGDPEVHPQVESYRGCVNPVGTRACYDEGKRAAETLYCDYHRHNGVNVRIVRIFNTYGPRMHPYDGRVVSNFIRQALNNEDITIFGDGSQTRSFCYRDDLIEGIVRMMNGPDDFIGPVNIGNPGEFTIRDLAELTIELTGSKSKLVEMPLPSDDPTRRRPDITLAKKKLDWEPQVALKDGLAKTIEWFRSIDLSDYRPPTPNFI
- a CDS encoding FHA domain-containing protein — its product is MADGGITLRVLDGADRGDVYSDLETPITIGREEGNTVQLHDERISRFHLKIQEDRDKLVLTDLESTNGTRVNGEDTHLRILRYGDVITLGRSVVLFGTREQIAARLEELREGLGDTNELAADEIAKRANDSQSLSFEFKLGASEDLQSTLHIPGPPDLPENLSPGQAAQVSELLEYLHLRARQLLQNAVVEEESSRVEIPLVYWQDLLEMQSQLAEYLRSIGEPGGA
- a CDS encoding pilus assembly protein, with the protein product MLCSRKTDRSPNRRGTTVVEAAFVLPVLFFLVFAIIEFGHAQMVANLMQSAARSGARLGSTEGISSAQVNQRVIDTIGSAVDTSSLNIFVNDASSMDNPTAGEQTVEQIESMPALEVQDAEPRQLFVVRATIPYNDIALVPMPFMNGVILGGQSFMRHE
- the dnaE gene encoding DNA polymerase III subunit alpha, which translates into the protein MPSAPSFVHLHCHSHYSLLDGASPIKGLVGRAKELGMNALALTDHGNLYGSLQFYQAAKDAGINPVLGYEAYVAPGSRLDHSGAASSKAASYHLTLLAKNATGFRNLVKMASSAYLEGFYHKPRIDRELLEQYNEGIICLSGCVSGEFSRALLNGSEPPLEEQIVNATEIATWFHEVFGDRYFIEVQDNGVEIQRLAKEAAVIVANRMGLPLVATSDAHYVNQEDAEAQDVLLCINTGKFRTDTNRMKMEGDQFFLRSAEQMFEALPDMEEALGRSQEIANSVDIDLELGKRHFPTFQPPPNPDNTEKSSKEYLYELCLEGLKERYAKVPHRWTNDDPGTEQLSQEVHDRLDRELGVINKLGFPDYFLIVWDFVRFAVEEDIPCTARGSGVGSLVCYALKMSHVCPLEYDLLFERFLDENRLEAPDIDIDFCKERRGEVIQYVKDKYGEANVAQIGTFGTLAARAAIRDVGRTMSIPIYRVDQIVGMVPDKLGISLDEALETSDELKKTYEADPEIRELLDLARKIEGLARNVGTHAAAVVISEKPVDEYVPLQRVKGKTEIITQWAMKDVEDAGLLKMDFLGLRNLTILARTVDLIEQSQGKRIDPHEFPLDDKESFAVLCRGETKGIFQLESGGIRDLLQRMKPDHFRDIIATAALYRPGPLEGGMVDQYIEVKHGRKEAEYPHPVMEEVLTETHGVMVYQEQVMRILNRLGGIQLSNAYTCIKAISKKKLPMIAKYREEFIQGASDQGLDKKKAVELFEMIEKFAGYGFNKSHSTAYALIAYQTAYLKAHFPVEFMAALLSCDIPGRNFKSKDSLVEHLEDCRRMEIDVVAPNVNHGEPEFKVEGEKIHFGLSAVKACGGSAAESIQAEREANGPYKSIFDFCERLDATDCNRAAIEALVKSGAFDELGGHRAQYLAALDRAMQAGQAAAANRKSGQKGLFDEVEEEETTSDAALDLPAITAWPEKEQLVLEKEVLGFYLSSHPLAEYEQTLRAFCTHTSKSLVSLQHRDEVLMGGMLAAIKMSHTKNPRPGQVHTKYAMWDLEDLDGITRCIMWPEQFAEYGEHVAGDAILAIKGKVDRRPGAEEVNLIVDELIPIAELPERYSSGVVIRVEEAKHGQDSLKQLREILRGYPGRKKLKLRLDLAGGGQVWLDSQWGGVDLTAECRSRVDNLLGEGNLHLQTSRPQMSQRNGGRKNRQNGRG